The following is a genomic window from Maridesulfovibrio frigidus DSM 17176.
CTCGGAAAATACGTTTTCCGCTGCTGGAAAAAATATGGGCATGGTGATGTAAATATGGAGCAGGCTCTGGTTCAATCCTGTGATGTTTATTTTTATAAACTCGGAATGAAGCTCGGAGTTGATCGCATTAGTGAATTCGCTTTTAAAGCTGGTTTTGGAAAGAAGACAGGTATTTCTTTGCCACATGAAAAGCCCGGTCTTATTCCGACCCGGGCATGGAAACGTAGACGTTTCGGAGAGATTTGGCATCCGGGAGAAAATTTAAATTTCGCTATCGGACAGGGATATACCCTTACTTCGCCTTTACAGGTGGCTAGATTCATTTCCTCTGTTGTAAATGGGGGCCGGTTGCTGAGACCGCAACTTTTGGCGGGAGAGCCCGCTGAAGAGCAAGGACGTCTGCCCTTAAGTGATGTGCAGTTGCAGTTAATTAGAAAGGCTATGATTGAAACTGTTGACGGTGCGCATGGAACTGCCCGAAGGCTTCGCATGAAAGGAATCGTCGTAGGTGGTAAAACCGGAACTGCGCAGGTTGTTAAGCTCACTGATGAACTGAAAAAAATGAAAGATAAAGATATCCCCTATAAATACAGGGATCATGCATGGATGGCTAGTTTTGCTGAACGAGGAGCTGAACGGTATGTGATTGTCTGTATGGTCGAGCACGGCCTTCACGGCGCCTCTGGTGCGGGGCCGATTGTAAAGGCGTTGTATGATCAGCTTTATGCTAAAAAGCCGGAAGGCGAGGCGGTAAGAGACTAATGTCGCCAGTTGACAGACGATTACTCATCCATATGAACTGGTTTTTGCTAGGCCTTGCAGGGGTGTTATTTTTTGTAGGGGTTATGAACCTCTATTCTGCAAGCGGATTCCGTATGGAAGACGGCATGAGTGTTAATTCCTTTTATCAGAAGCAGCTTATCTGGGGCCTAATGGGTTTTGGCGGGATGATAACCTTTATGCTGTTTGATTATAGGCACTTGAAGACAATTGCGTGGCCGCTATTTTTTGTGACAGTACTTTTGCTGATAGCCGTTCCATTTGCAGGAAAAACAATTTATGGAGCTCGCCGCTGGCTGGATTTAGGTTTTTTTAATTTCCAGCCAAGTGAACTTGCTAAAATTACAATACTAATTATCGGTGCAAGAATATTATCAAAAGATTCAGATCCCTTAGGATTTACTAAGCTGGCATATGTTGTCGGTGTAGGTCTTGTCCCTGCTGTTATGGTTATTTTGCAGCCTGACCTTGGTTCGGGGCTGAATATATTGCTCATTCTGGGTGGAATGATTTTGTACAGAGGGTTAACGTCTAAAGTTTTTAAAACTATGGCCGTTGCAATCCCATGTATTATTCCTCTCGGATGGCTATTTATGCACGACTATCAGAAGAGGCGAGTCGTGTCCTTTATGGATCCAGCCAGTGATCCATTGGGAGCGGGTTATCATATTATTCAATCAGAAATTGCGATCGGATCAGGTCGTCTTTGGGGTAAAGGTTTTCTTGGCGGAACTCAGAGTCAGTTGAGATTTTTACCGGAAAAACATACAGATTTTGCGATTGCAGTTTTTGGAGAAGAATGGGGATTTGTCGGAGCAATGTCTCTGTTAAGTCTCTTCTGTGTTTTTTTATATCAAATGGTTGTAACTGCTAGGGATGCAAAGGATTTATTTGGAAGTTATCTCGCGGCTGGCGTGTTCTTCTATTTCTTCTGGCAAATCCTGATCAATATGGGTATGGTGCTCGGATTAATGCCGGTAGTAGGCATCCCTCTACCATTCATAAGCTATGGTGGCAGCGCTACTGTGGTCAATTTTTGTCTCGTGGGACTCGTTTTAAACGTTTCCATGAGACGTTACGTATTCAAACAGGGGTAAGCCGAATGTTTGGTTTTTCAAAATCCGGCGCTGAGGGGAAAGGAGCACAAATGGCAAGAGATGAAATAAATGCTTTTCTAGGTAGTGGAACTGATTATCACGGAAAGCTTAGTTTTCAGGGCGCAGTGCGTATTGACGGCAACTTCAGCGGTGAAGTCGAGTCCGAAGGGACTCTTGTCGTGGGTAAGGACGCCCAGGTTGAAGGTGTTTTGAGGATAGGTCAGCTCGTGTTGAGCGGGAAAGTTACAGGTGAAGTGTACGCGAGTGATAAAGCTGTTCTTCACAAGACTGCAAACCTTCAAGGGGATCTGGTTACACCAGTCCTAGTTGTTGAAGAAGGAGCAGTTTTGGAAGGTCGCGTTATTATGAGTTCTAAGGGGGCTGAGACGGCCTCGCCTGAAACTGAAGAAATTAGTTAATTTTTTAACAAGCCAGTATTTACGGGGCTTGAACAGGTTTGAGTAAGCAGTTCAAAACGAAAAACCCTTTGACACAGCTTTGAATAAAAGCTAAAGGGCCTCTGACTTTGGACAAAAATTCACAACCTTTTCGGGAGCAGGCATGATTGATTTAGATATTAGCTTTTTTATCCAGTTAGCAAACTTCATCATCACCCTTCTTGTTCTCAACCTTCTAATGTTTCGCCCGATTCGTGAAATTATCAGAAAGCGTTCTCAGCTTATGAGCGATCAGCTTTCTGATGTTGAAAATTTCACAGCATCGGCTGATTTGAAGGTTAAGGACTATGAAGCCGCTCTGGATGGTACCCGCAGAGAGGGTATGGAAATCCGGAACGACTTTAAAGAACAGGGTGCCAAAGAAGAGCAGGCTTTACTTTCTGGCGCAGGCAAGGTCGCAGCGACGACCATGAAAGATGCCCGCGCAGAAGTTGCATCTGAAAAAGGTGCAGCCTTGAAAGTTCTTGATGGTGAGATCGAAGCTTTTGCTCAGAAGGTTACAGCCAAGGTTCTTGGCTAGGCCTAATCAATATCGAAGGGGGGTTAGCCTTGAAGCGGAAACACATGATCATGGCAATTGCCACTCTTACTGCATTGTTGGCAGCAGGCGCAGCCTTTGCTAGCGGTGGAGCGGGGGAACATGAGATTCCCTGGATGAACTTTACTTGGCGCGTTCTTAACTTAATTTTAGTTCTTGGAATTCTTTACAAGTTTGCCGGCGAGAAAATTGCCGGACTCTTCAAAGGACGTCAGGCTGGAATTAAGCAGGAACTTCAAGATCTGAAAGACCGCAAGGTCGCAGCAGAGAAGAAGTTGCAGGACGTGGAAAAGAGTATTGCTAATCTGGAACAAGAAAAGGATGCAATCCTTTCTGAAGCCAGAGACCAGGGCGAATCTATGAAACAGGCAATTATCCAGAAGGCAGAACTAAACGCTGAGCAGTTAAAAGCTCAGGCGAAAGTCTCAGCTGAGCAGGAATTTGTTGTAGCACTCGACGAAATGCGTGAAGAAATGGCTGATAAAGTCATTGAAGCCGCTGAGAAGATTGTTAAAAGCAAACTAACCAAAGCTCAGCATGAGAATCTTGTGGATGAATACTTAACAAAGGTGGTGCTAAATTGACCGGGAACATAGTCTCACGCAGATATGCTAAGGCACTGTTCTCTGTTGGCCAGAAGCAGGGAGAAGCAGATCTCGCGGCGTACGGTAAGGCACTAGCCGATTTATCCCAGATCCTGGAAGATTCCCCGGAGGCCCTGAGGCTCTTTCAGAATCCAGTTTTCAGTGCGGACGAAAAGAAAGCCGTACTTGATAAACTGCTGGAAAAGATTTCGGCAGGACCTGTGGTTAAAAACTTTTGCAACCTTTTGGCCGACAAGGGTAGGCTCGACTGCCTTCCTGAAATAGCAAGTGACTATTCAGGAATGCTAGATACTATCCAAGGTGTCGTCCGGGGTAAACTCGTGACTGCGATCAAGCTGACAGATAAGCGTCAGGTTGAAATCAAAGAACGTCTCGAAACTCAACTTAAATGCAAGCTCGAACTTGAGTTTGCTATGAACAATGACATCCTTGGCGGAGTCGTTCTTCAGGTTGGAGATAAAGTTCTTGATGCAAGCATTCGCGCTCAGCTGCAAATGATGAAAGAACAGATTAAAAGGGGTGTGTAGGGCCATGCAGATTAAAGCGGAAGAAATCAGCAAAATCATTGAAGATCAGATTCAGAATTATGAATCTAAGGTCGAAATGAGCGAAACAGGTACCGTTCTCTCAGTTGGTGATGGTATCGCTCGTGTACACGGTGTTGAGAACGCAATGGCTATGGAACTCCTCG
Proteins encoded in this region:
- the rodA gene encoding rod shape-determining protein RodA; the encoded protein is MSPVDRRLLIHMNWFLLGLAGVLFFVGVMNLYSASGFRMEDGMSVNSFYQKQLIWGLMGFGGMITFMLFDYRHLKTIAWPLFFVTVLLLIAVPFAGKTIYGARRWLDLGFFNFQPSELAKITILIIGARILSKDSDPLGFTKLAYVVGVGLVPAVMVILQPDLGSGLNILLILGGMILYRGLTSKVFKTMAVAIPCIIPLGWLFMHDYQKRRVVSFMDPASDPLGAGYHIIQSEIAIGSGRLWGKGFLGGTQSQLRFLPEKHTDFAIAVFGEEWGFVGAMSLLSLFCVFLYQMVVTARDAKDLFGSYLAAGVFFYFFWQILINMGMVLGLMPVVGIPLPFISYGGSATVVNFCLVGLVLNVSMRRYVFKQG
- a CDS encoding bactofilin family protein; the encoded protein is MARDEINAFLGSGTDYHGKLSFQGAVRIDGNFSGEVESEGTLVVGKDAQVEGVLRIGQLVLSGKVTGEVYASDKAVLHKTANLQGDLVTPVLVVEEGAVLEGRVIMSSKGAETASPETEEIS
- a CDS encoding ATP synthase F0 subunit B, yielding MIDLDISFFIQLANFIITLLVLNLLMFRPIREIIRKRSQLMSDQLSDVENFTASADLKVKDYEAALDGTRREGMEIRNDFKEQGAKEEQALLSGAGKVAATTMKDARAEVASEKGAALKVLDGEIEAFAQKVTAKVLG
- a CDS encoding ATP synthase F0 subunit B, translated to MKRKHMIMAIATLTALLAAGAAFASGGAGEHEIPWMNFTWRVLNLILVLGILYKFAGEKIAGLFKGRQAGIKQELQDLKDRKVAAEKKLQDVEKSIANLEQEKDAILSEARDQGESMKQAIIQKAELNAEQLKAQAKVSAEQEFVVALDEMREEMADKVIEAAEKIVKSKLTKAQHENLVDEYLTKVVLN
- the atpH gene encoding ATP synthase F1 subunit delta, with product MTGNIVSRRYAKALFSVGQKQGEADLAAYGKALADLSQILEDSPEALRLFQNPVFSADEKKAVLDKLLEKISAGPVVKNFCNLLADKGRLDCLPEIASDYSGMLDTIQGVVRGKLVTAIKLTDKRQVEIKERLETQLKCKLELEFAMNNDILGGVVLQVGDKVLDASIRAQLQMMKEQIKRGV